A stretch of DNA from Paenibacillus albus:
CGCGCCATGAGCCGTAAACATCTCCATAAGGCTGATGAATCAAATACAAGTCCAAATAGTCCAGCTGCAATCGTTTCAGTGAATTCTCGAACGCTTTCTTCGTGCGTTCATACCCGGTATCCTGAACCCAAAGCTTCGTCGTGATGAATAACTCCTCTCTGGCTACATCACTACGTTTGATCGCTCTGCCTACTGCTTCTTCATTCAAATATGACGCAGCCGTATCAATCAGCCGATAGCCTGCCATAATAGCCTCATAAACGCTCTGTTCACATTCATTCTCATCACGAATTTGAAAAACGCCAAAACCGAGAATGGGCATTTCGACGCCATTATTTAAAGTTACTTTTTTCATTGAATTTCCTCCAGTTCGGATCGTTTACAATTATTATGCTCCATATCACCTATCCAACGTTATCCCATTCGTCGCGAATGTTTGCCTAATCCTCTCAAGCCACTTAATTACGAAGCGAACTTGGATTATAATCGAGCTAATAAAGCTGACGGAAGAGGGGACTCGAATGTCTGGAACAAACATGACAAAGCAGCAGGAGCTTACCGCTATCATTGAACGGTATACAACTGGCGATGGCGTACATCATACAGCAGTTCCATCTTTGTATTTCATGCGGCGGTCAACGACGACAGAGCCAAGCCACGGCGTATATAAGCCATCCTTTTGCATGATTGTACAAGGAGGGAAGGAGGTGTGGTTAGCACAGGATCGCTACATATACAGTCCTGCAGATTATCTTGTAGCTTCCGTACACCTGCCGGTTAGTACCCAAATTACTGAAGCTACACCCGAGATGCCTTACTTGGGTCTGAAGCTGGAATTTACACCGAGTCAAATTATTGAGGTGTTACAGCAATCGGAGCTGTTAGGCGATGTGAGAGTAAATTCGAAACGTGCTATGTATGTCAGCCATATTGAGACGTCTTTATTGGATGCGGTTGTCAGACTGGCTCGGCTGCTGGATACGCCTAACGAAATACCTGTGCTTGCTCCAATATTTACGAAAGAAATTCTGTTTAGGGTGTTGCAGGGAGAGAACGGGGATATGCTTCGAGGGATTGTAATGGAAGAGAGCGCACTCAACCAAATCCGCGATGTGATCGAACATATCGTGAACCATTATGAGCATTCATTTCGGATTGAGGAGCTTGCAGAGATAGCGAATATGAGCGTCTCTTCCTTTCATCGGCACTTCAAAGAAGTAACGGCCATGAGCCCGATCCAGTATCAGAAGCAGATGAGACTCCAGGAAGCCCGGCGTTTATTATTAACCGAGTCTTTGGACGCTTCCGATGTAGCATTTCGCGTAGGCTATGAAAGCACGTCTCAGTTCAGTCGTGAATATTCCCGGATGTTTGGATTCCCGCCAAGACAAGATATTAAGCGCTTAAAAGCATAGAAGAAGATTGCGCTGCAGCAGGGAGGGGCAGGTCATTTGTGGCTTGCCCTTTTTGGCGTTATAGCAGAGTTTGAGAGGATTAGGCAAACATTCAGCATGAATGAGATAACAGTCACAGCAATAGCTAGCGCATAATTAACGGTATGGCTGCATGAGTGTCAATTAACTGGATATGAAGGAGACGTCATTTTGTACACACGATTGAGAAAATTGTTTGCAATAAAAGGATATGGTTTATTTGTCATTTGCGTTTTATTTGTCGGTTTCGGGATTTCGATTACGATGCCGTATTTAGCGCTCTATTGTACGGAGAAGCTCGGAATGAGTGCGGGCAGCTTTGGATTATTCACGGCTGTAAGTTCACTTAGCGGCGTGTTCGCAAATTCGTTCATCGGTAAACATTCGGATCGTAATTTGGACCGGAAATTTATTATTGTAGCAGCCACAGTTTCATCTGCAACGGCTTATGCTTCGTATGTCGTGTTTGATAACTACATTATTTTGCTCATCATCGTTAGCTTCTTTAGCGGTTTGGGAGCTGCCGCAATGCCTCAAATTTATGCATATGCGCAGGAGTCGGCGAATGAAAGCAACTCGAATGACAAGACCTTCGCGATGTCTACGCTGCGTTCCCTTGTGTCGCTCGGGTTTCTAGTCGGACCTTTAGTTGGAACGATCCTATTAGGACTAGTTGGATATAAGGGGCTCTTTCTCGGGACATCGACCATTTTTCTAATCATCGCTTCACTTGTACTTCTATATCTACCTAGAAAGAGAACAACCCGGAAGAAAGGAGCAGGCAGCGCAGCGGCGGCCAATTCGTTCAATCGGAGGAAGATTTGGTATCCATTCCTTGCTTTCGTCTTGCTTTTTGCGGTAAATGCAATTAATGGTATCATTACGCCATTGTTTATGGTAAACGAGCTTCATGGCACACATACAGATGTCGGTTTGGTTGTTAGCATATGTGCAGGATTGGAAATCCCTATTATGTTCGCACTAGGTGCTGTAGGAAGGAAGTTATCGAACCATACTTTGATGATTAGCGCCTGCTTTATCGCATTCCTGTACAACATTGTGTTAAGTTTCTCAACGGAATCCTGGCAGATCCTCGGCGCACAGCTGCTACAGGCGGTGTTTGTTGCTATTGTTATGGGCAATGGGTTAAGTTATTTCACAGAGCTATTGCCTAACTCACCGGGAATGTCCTCTTCGATTTATTACAACGGATCCATTATCGGCAGATTAGTAGGTAACTTAATGGGCGGGATGATCGCACAATATGTTGGGATTCGCGATGTTTATTGGGTCAGCGTATTCGTTGTTCTTGTTTCGTTCGTTATCTTATGGAGGACAAGGCCTCAGAAGGATACTGGCATAGTTTCTGCCTGAATGGGATGAAGTATCGGCACCAATTACTTGTAACTCTAACGGAGGGATTTAGATCATGGAAATCAGAAGAATCGGCTCACAGCCTTCAGGCAAAGGATCATCGGATTATTTTACAGGCACGGTTCGCCTTGATCCGTTAATGGAAACGGCTGACCCAGCGCGTGTCGCTGCAGCCAACGTTACGTTCGAGCCGGGGGCTCGGACCGCATGGCATACGCATCCGCTGGGGCAAACGCTTATTGTAACGGCGGGCAAAGGACGGGTTCAGCGAGAGGGTGGCCCAATCGAGGAAATCAGTCCCGGTGACGTCGTCTGGTTCCCGCCAGGCGAGAAGCATTGGCACGGTGCGTCACCGACCGTAGCAATGACCCATATTGCGATTCAAGAACGGCTTGATGGCAAAACGGTTGAATGGCTGGAGAAAGTAACTGACGAGCAGTACAACTCATAAGAGCATGAAATAT
This window harbors:
- a CDS encoding (R)-mandelonitrile lyase; amino-acid sequence: MEIRRIGSQPSGKGSSDYFTGTVRLDPLMETADPARVAAANVTFEPGARTAWHTHPLGQTLIVTAGKGRVQREGGPIEEISPGDVVWFPPGEKHWHGASPTVAMTHIAIQERLDGKTVEWLEKVTDEQYNS
- a CDS encoding sugar efflux transporter; translated protein: MFAIKGYGLFVICVLFVGFGISITMPYLALYCTEKLGMSAGSFGLFTAVSSLSGVFANSFIGKHSDRNLDRKFIIVAATVSSATAYASYVVFDNYIILLIIVSFFSGLGAAAMPQIYAYAQESANESNSNDKTFAMSTLRSLVSLGFLVGPLVGTILLGLVGYKGLFLGTSTIFLIIASLVLLYLPRKRTTRKKGAGSAAAANSFNRRKIWYPFLAFVLLFAVNAINGIITPLFMVNELHGTHTDVGLVVSICAGLEIPIMFALGAVGRKLSNHTLMISACFIAFLYNIVLSFSTESWQILGAQLLQAVFVAIVMGNGLSYFTELLPNSPGMSSSIYYNGSIIGRLVGNLMGGMIAQYVGIRDVYWVSVFVVLVSFVILWRTRPQKDTGIVSA
- a CDS encoding AraC family transcriptional regulator — translated: MSGTNMTKQQELTAIIERYTTGDGVHHTAVPSLYFMRRSTTTEPSHGVYKPSFCMIVQGGKEVWLAQDRYIYSPADYLVASVHLPVSTQITEATPEMPYLGLKLEFTPSQIIEVLQQSELLGDVRVNSKRAMYVSHIETSLLDAVVRLARLLDTPNEIPVLAPIFTKEILFRVLQGENGDMLRGIVMEESALNQIRDVIEHIVNHYEHSFRIEELAEIANMSVSSFHRHFKEVTAMSPIQYQKQMRLQEARRLLLTESLDASDVAFRVGYESTSQFSREYSRMFGFPPRQDIKRLKA